From the genome of Oncorhynchus gorbuscha isolate QuinsamMale2020 ecotype Even-year linkage group LG18, OgorEven_v1.0, whole genome shotgun sequence:
tatggcacctcacctagatttgagttaaagagaggaattgtgtgacaccttcatattatggaattccagtaaaagaagaacttacatatttaggcataaccattacaaaggatcagaagtctagaggcttactaaattTTAACCCTCTTATTAAAAACCCCCAGAAgaagctaaatcaatggctacagagtgacttatctttaaaaggtagagtcctaataaccaaggccgaaggtatctctagactaacatatggtgctctatctttatatcttgacagtaaaataaggagataaggagatagaccagatgcttttcaactttctgtggagaaaccgtacccattacattaggaaaactgttgtaatgaacacttatgagaatggtgggctgaattttctggactttactactttaaataatacttttaagatcaattggataaaacaattcctaagaagacccacttctatctggaattttattcctcatcatgtcttctctacttttggtggccttaactccATGTTGTTTTGCATTTagaatattgacaaagttccagtgaaactttctgcttttcatctgcaggttttcttgtcattgtccttaatttataaacattttttttctccacacagatattacgTATGGAATAATTGGgaaatattgtataaaaatacctctttgtttttagaatattggttccgaaataatatcctattggtgagccaactggtaaacgcagagggtcttttactcagttataaggaattcttattgtttctcttttggtccattcaacaacagagcgacacgaaccttgtttcagcaggatgttgtatctataccttatgtcatgccttattgaaatggatttattgataacatcagttggaaaaaagtttggatgttgccataCACATACCAaattgttaacaaaattaaggaagtttcctttaaaattattcataaatattatcttgccacacacatacctgcTTGTTAATacaattaaggaagtttcctttaaaattattcataaatattatcttgccaaccactatatgaagaagtttaaggaaaacataaactcaaattgctccttttgtagtAACCACCCAGAAACGGTGTTGCATCTTTTTGGGCATTGTATTCATGAAAGAATACtatggcaagacatcagtagatttataattgaacatatttatgaagattttacactattgtggagagatgtactgcttggattctttacatacaatggAAATAAGCTGAAacgtaaaaaatgtatatatatatatatatatatataaataacttAAAACCAACATTAATATGGATAAGCTAACACACAAATGGAATTAAAAACTAATGTAAATAATTTAGAAAGTACGTTACTAATGCACATGGCGGCTCAAACGCACATCATAAaagtaaatatgtttttgtttgaTTCTTTTTTGGGAAACGTTAACTTGCGCATATAACTTTCCCTGACATCACACTTAtacattgtaattttgaatttaCCTGATAGTAGAATGGCTAACATTCGATGTCTGCGGATGCGTTGTCTTCTAGCCAAGATACGAAATGCAATCATAATTAACTGTAGCGCACACAACTGTTTCATGATGACTGAGAACACAACCGTGCGATGAACGACTGACAAATTTCTGGGCAAGAGCGGTCAATTTAAAAGGAATGAACTCTTCCCTCGCCCTGCAAGTGTCAACTCGTCAGACGTCATAATAAGTCATCAGAAGTGCCCAATTCATTTGAGGGCTGAGGTATTTTAAGTGTATGGAATACAACCAATGAGAGATATTTCGGGATGTATACATTTGAAGCATCTGCTTGGCGTTTCCACAAACCATGTGCCCAGCAGTGGGAGGAGATGGATTTCGGCCTACATTCTGCACATTTTgtcatcgatgaaacatttgcTCTCAATACAATTCTGTTCCCCAAACTAGAAGTGTGTTATGTACAGAGTGGACTACATTGTACAGACCATTTGCCAAAGTTGTAAAAAATCGCGTTGTTTATGATTACTAAAGCGAATTTAGTTATTGCACACGCGCCCTTCAGAATAGGCGTTCACTATCGAATATGCAGATGATGCTaactcgtgcttggctctgccgaCCTCCTTGCTTGCGCTGCTCAATATGACTCATTTGTTCCCATTGACAGAGACTGTATCTACCTTGGTTTAGCTATTCAAGTCTTTGGTTAAACGTTTCCCAACGTCACGTGCCTTGTGTGAAAGTTGAATTGCACATTAGACACTCCCTCACAACCCTTTTCTGATAtttactttttcaaacattcagTTTGTTTTTCCATACTGGAGAATAGAAATGCACTATATAAcgttaaaaacaaaaacaaaatcgaCAACAGATCTTGGAAAATGCCAGTGGAAAACAATACTAgttatttgtaaaaaataaagggATGAATTTCAGCCgacattctgcacattttctcatcaATGAAACACTTGATCTCAATAGTTTTGTTCCCAAAATGAACAGAGTGGACAAAGTTTCGTTGACTTCACCAGTTGCTAAAGTTGTAAACGATCGCGTTGTTTAGGAGTGCAAAGGCTAATTTAGTTATTGCACACGCTCACTTCAGAGTAGGCATTCCCTAACGGAATATGCAGATGATGCTAGAACAGGCTAATAGGATTTTActacctccttgcttgttctgccaaCGATGACTCGTGTGTTCCCGTTGATAACGACAgactgtggtctatcttggtttagcGATTAAAATCTTTGGTGAAACGTTTCCCAACGTTACACTGCTAGTGTGAAAGTTGAATGGCACATTACAAACACTCCCTCACAACCATTTTTCTGATATTTATTTATTCAAACATTCATAGTTTGTTTTTCCATACTGGAGAAAAGAAATGCACTATATAAcgttaaaaataaaattaaaattaattcAAACAAAATCGACAACAGAACTTGGAAAATGCCAGTGGGAAACTATCAGTTAttagtaaaaaaacaaacaaacgccAGCAATGCACATTAAATGATCATAAACTCTTATGGTGACGATGTTCCAATAGTGAATATGCACTGAAAGTTTAGTTAGCACATTCATGCAAGAATACAGTAATTATCAATACAAAACATAGATACCTCCATTTCAACATCGAGTGTCAACAACTATGACAATCATGCTACATCATTGCAGGTATTCACTGTACTTCCATTGGGGAGTTTTATAAAGTAACACAAATGCTTATGGCCACTAGAGCATGGAAGCATATGACCAGACACATACAACAGTATATACTCATTGACAGACTGAAAACCTACCCCTTCCCATCCCCACCCTAaactattgtccctctaaccatccAGCAGCTTGAGGATGCTGTCCCTCTCCTTCAGTGCTTTCCACGCCTGATCTTTCTCCTTCTTTGTCGGCATTCGTTTTTTCTGCCTAGCAGCCATGATGCGACGGAAGCCCTCCATGACCTCATTATCCGACACCCGGACCCTCTGCCGCAACTCCTGCTTCCGCATCTCCTCCTTTGCCAGGCTGTGAGGAGGATGGGAAGTTTAGAGTAAAGGATGAATGCTGAGGCTTGTTATGAATAAAATGCTAATCCAGTAATAGTTTGTGATGTGTGTTCaggtaaaaaaatacatttaaaaaaagcttAACATTCCCTTAATCTCTGCTATACATATTGATGTTGGATGAAGTGGAACACAATGAGAACCAACTGGGCCTTCTATAAGTGCAACTCATTATCATCGATGTCAGAACATCCCTCCTTATAGGTCTTGAACTAAGTCATTATGCAATCCTTTTTGACCTTAATAAACCTTATTTCTGATGTATATTTTACATTTCTCCTGTGCTCTCACCGGAGTAGCTCCTGCTTGCGGGATCTGTTGTGGGCACTCAGGGCTTTGAGTTCAGCCTGTCTCTTGTGGAGTTCAGCCAGCACCTCATCCTCTGAGTCTCCGCCTGCTCCGGGCCGTTCCTCAGAATCCAGAAGCCCCTGAGACATCAGCTCCTCCTTGATCCGCGCTTCTAGGGAGCGTGTGTGAGGAACACTAGGAAAGAGGGAAAGTCAGAGGAGAGAAATAACTAGTTAACTGATGAGTGAGTTGCAGAACTTCTGCAGAGTTGCAGAAGAAGTAAGCAGTGATTGGAATACTTTGGTGTAATCTACAAAGCCTTTGTTCGGGGCTTGACATTCAGTTTCATTTTCTAGTGCCAACTGACTGCTACTGGCCCGAATAATGTGCAAATCATTTAAACTGTATCTTCAATTTGCAGGCTGAGCAAGTAACTAGAGCCTATGACCTACCCTCCATACACAAAtaattatattttttataattatTACTTGGCAATATCATATTTACATGATTGTTTGGAGATTGCACAAATGTTTAATTTTCAATCTCAAAAAGAGTTATTGTTACTGATTTTGTTAGTGAGttgtagggccctataaaatcagtTTTATATTTAGCTAAATATAGTTCACGGTTTTGTTTTTCCAGGTTTACGAGTTTCACtcttaaaaatcacttttttgataGAGTACAAATCCATAACAACGCTTAAACCACAtcaagagatatatatatatatatatacacacacacacacatacacacacagtggggcaaaaaagtatttagtcagccaccaattgtgcaagttctcccacttaaaaatatgagagagaggcctgtaattttcatcataggtacacttcaactataacagacaaaatgagaaaagaaaaatccagaaaatcacattgtaggattttttattaattttttgcaaattatggtggaaataagtatttggtcaataacaaaagtttctcaatactttgttatatactgtcgtggaaggatcagaatttgttggtaacatatgtaagatgtttaatattcatcaaataTGTGTAAGTTaattctcatcagaatggtatttttgtataatactgtggcgaggttgcagttatctgttctatgtcaaaactaagttgcatgggccacagagaggggagaggtcaaagtgtcatcatgtgtaaacatatcttttactccctacctttcccaTTGGGGAAAGGAGggttgcagtgtctggaatcattctatgctccctctaatgttgattttatcttaacctatagcctcactctcctctccgtgagcttgtccaggttTGGTTGTATTTTGAGTTGGTTGTATCTACATGACAATTTGATacatgcctgttgatatggaggattggtttatggttctggggtttgggaaaggagacaaagctgaacaatGAATTAtatctatgctgtctgactatgtgtgtctttgctattaaaggaactcagttgcattgtaagggggctctcagagaattcactgagagacactgaatttatctgagagtcacaggattgtgatagagctcatataattaaagatggagttttataactaactctgacgtgtgtgtgtggtttgctcccatgatttggtaaatagaggaaatttccacgacaataccctttgttggcaatgacagaggtcaaacgttttctgtaagtcttcacaaggtattcacacactgttgctggtattttggcccattcctccatgcaggtctcctctagagcagtgatgttttggggctgttgctgggcaacacagactttcaactccctccaaagcttttctatggggttgagatctggagactggctaggccggCTGGctagaccttgaaatgcttctcacGGCTTCGTTgaccgggcggtgtgtttgggatcattgtcatgctgaaagacccagccacgtttcatcttcaatgcccttgctgatggaaggaggttgtcactcaaaatctcacgatacatggccccattcattctttcctttacacggatcagtcgtcctggtccctttgcaaaaAAAacgccccaaagcatgatgtttccacccccatgcttcacagtaggtatggtgttctgtggatgcaactcagcattctttgtcctccaaacacaacaagttgagtttttaccaaaaaagttatattttggtttcatctgaccatatgacattctcccaatctttttctggatcatccaaattctctctagcaaacttcagacgggcctggacatgtactggtttaagcagggggacacgtctggcactgcaggatttgagtccctggcggcgtagtgtgttactgatggtaggctttgttactttggtcccagctctctgcaggtcattcactaggtccccccgtgtggttctgggatttttgctcaccgttcttgtgatcattttgaccccacggggtgagatcttacgtggagccccagatcgagggagattatcagtggtcttgtatgtcttccatttcctaataattgctcccgcagttgatttcttcaaaccaagctgcttacctattgcagattcagtcttcccagcctggtgcaggtctaaaattttgtttctggtgtcctttgacagctctttggtcttggccaaagtggagtttggagtgtgactgattgtggacaggtgttttttatactgataaattcaggtaacgagtggaggacagaggagcctcttaaagaagaagttacaggtctgtgagagccagaaatcttgcttgtttgttggtgaccaaagacttattttccaccataatttgcaaataaattcattacaaatcctacaatgtcattttctggattttgtttttcattttgtctgtcatagttgaagtgtacctatgatgaaaattacaggcctctctcatctatttaagtgggagaacttgcacaattggtggctgactaaatacctttttgccccaacgtatgtatgtatgtatgtatgtatgtatgtatgtatgtatgtatgtatgtatgtatgtatgtatgtatgtatgtatgtatgtatgtatgtatgtatgtatgtatgtatgtatgtatgtatgtatgtatgtatgtatgtatgtatgtatgtatgtatgtatgtatgtatgtatgtatgtatgtatgtatgtatgtattatatatacAAATAATTGGAGGGTGTAGTTTACCTTTTTAAAATCAATTGCTCACCTAGCTAGAGACCACTGTGTTTGGCTAGCTGTGTTTTGTACTGTAGCCTACCAATCCGCAGTGTAGGCTACACATGTGATGGCAGGGTTTGCCAAACAAGTACCCCCCCAAATGGATACAAATCATCATATCACATAGACCTACTTTGCAGGCAACATTTAATTGGgccgtttaaaaatatatattttaaagcctTTAGAAATGTTTATTCAAACAGCACACAATTACTGAATTGCATATCGCAAAGATTTAACCTGACTTCGGACCAAACTATTTGAATACCTGGTTTGCATACCCATTGATGCCTTAGAATTTACTTGTAGATATCGTAAATTGAAACATCTTTCCTACCTACCGTTGTCgtttctgattcagaggggttgggataaatgcgcaagacacatttcagtttaaGGCATTCAGGTATGCCTTCAGGTTTCCCCCTTCATTTTGTGAGCTGCTGCACCGTGTGTTTGATAAATAATCTACATAACGAACTAACATTTTCAGGATTTCATCTGTTTTTTCATCAATTATGTAGCCTAGATTGAAAATAGATTTATTACAATATTATTTTCACTGGCCCAAGCAGGTCAATGATGTGGATGGTTGACTGGCCCAGGGGGGGGTTCCAAAACCTCCTCAGGCCAGCGGGTATCCTTGTATGTCGAGCCCTACTTTGTTGCTATTCAGCATTTTCTTTCAGGGTATCTATAGAATGTATCCTACAAGGTTATGAAGGGGTGATGTTACTTTATGGAGGATAGGCCTTTACCTAAAAGCTTTGCCCGGGTTGCGAGGTGAGGTCCCAGCCCCATCGTTCCCACCATCCTTCCCCAATATGTCGGGGACTGGAGAATCCTCCATGGGGGATATGATATTCTCCTGCACGAAAAAACAACAATATTAAAGAATTTAAATTCTACAGTTTAATTATAAATTATTCAAATCTACTAGTTATTTGCAGGGTTAAGATTTCAAAAGTAATTTAGAATTGTATGCGTAGTCAACAATAAAGCctaagatacagttgaagtcagaaatatacatacttaggttggagtcattaaaactcattttttaaCCAATCCACAAATCTGtcattaacaaactatagttttggcatgtcgttcggacatctactttgtgcatgacgcaagtcatttttacaacaattgtttagacagattatttcactgtatcacaattccagtgggtcaaaagtttacaaacactaagttgactgtgcctttaaaaagcttggaaaattccagaaaatgatggcatggctttagaagcttctgataggctaattgacatcatttgagtcaattgaaggtgtacctgtggatgtatttcaaggcttaccttcaaattcaatgcctctttgcttgacatcatgggaaaatcaaaagaaatcagccaagacatcagaaaaaaaattgtagacctccacaaatctggttcttccttgtgagcaattttcaaacgcctgaaggtaccacgttcatctgtacaaacaatagtacgcaagtataaacaccatgggaccatgcagccatcataccgctcatgaaggagatgcgttctgtctcctagagatgaatgtgccttggtgcgaaaagtgcaaatcaatcccagaacaacagcaaaggaccttgtgaagatgctggaggaaacaggcacaaaagtatctatatccacagtaaaacgagtcctatatcgacataacctgaaaggccgctcagcaaggaagaagccactgctccaaaaccgccattaaaaagccaaactacagtttgcaactgcacatggggacaaagatagtactttttggagattTGTCCCCTGGTATGAaataacaaaaatagaactgtttgaccacaatggtcatcattatgtttggaggaaaaagggagaggcttgcaagccaaagaacaacatcccaactctgaagcatgggggtggcagcatcatgttgtgggggtgctttgctgcataagggactggtgcacttcacaaaatagattgttctgtgaggtaggaaaattatatggatatattgaagcaacatcaagacatcagccaggaagttaaagcttggtcgcaaatgaacaatgaccccaagcatagttccaaagttatggcaaaatggcttaaggacaacaaagtcaaggtatgggagtggccatcacaaagccctgacctcaatcctatagacaatttgtgggcagaactgaaaaagcgtgtacaaacctgactccacagtttccaccagctctgtcaggaggaatgggccaaaattcacccaatttattgtgggaagcttgtggaaggctacccaaaacatttgatccaagttaaacaatttaaaggcaatgctaccaaatactaattgagtgtatgtaaacttctgacccactgggaatgtgatgaaataaataaaagctgaaataaatcattctctactattattctgacatttcacattcttaaaataaagtggtgatcctaactgacctaagacagggaatgtttactaggattaaatgtcaggaattgtgaaaaactgagtttaaatgtagttggctaaggtgtatgtaaacttctgacttcaactgtatgtgacctCAACAAGAGCCTGAAGGAGCCTCTGTGTGAGAGGACCGAAGGGACAGCCATCCTCTGGGGGGTCGTGCTGGGACTCTGACTTCTTTAGCAGGGCATCCACATCTGAGAGAATAAAAGCATCCTCATATCAGACAAATACACATCATTTGTGTGCTGAATGTAGACAGACACTAGACCCATTTATGAAGGCTCATCCattcattacatactgtatgtcatcatCCCCATCCCTGGGGTGCAGTCACCTTTGGCGTCGAGCTCAGATAGTGGTCCCATGAGGCTTTTCTTCTTGTCGTTGGCTCGtgctccttccctctgttcctccagTAGATCCTCCTGAGCCCATCGCTGAGAGAAGTGTTTCCCCAATGCTGGAATCTTCACAATAcaaccaatacaatactattcaTCTATGTTGTTTTCTCCTTGGGGAAATCTTTAACAGAGGATGTGAGTAACACACCATTCTAAAGCACAACTCTTATCTGAAGTGTCACAGAATACCTACGATCAGATATGCTGGTAGTGCTTGGGACCTGATAAGTCAGCTACTAATGTAATGAGCataatatggggcggcagggtagcttagtggttagagcgttggactagtaaccggaaggttgcaagttcaaacccctgagctgacaaggtacaaatctgtcgttctgcccctgaacaggcagttaacccactaggcaatcattgaaaataagaatttgttcttaaccttattaaataaaggtaaagaaTATGACATAAAACACAAATGATTTTGGACATTCAATATTGTACCTTGTAGTATTCAGCCTCATCATCCGGGGGCTTCAATAGTTCTTCCAGAACCCGGATTTCTTCATTTGTGATGTCAGCACAGTATGGCTCTACTGATGCCCAAAATCTGGAAAACATAATACACAGATGCATGTGGGACAATGAAAAACAAACACATATCCTATCCTATCTCAAACCAGCTTGTGTCTGTAAGTGACACTGTTAAGGTGTCCACTGACGCTGCCCAGAGTTGGTGATGAAATTTCACttgttataaaatacattttaccaagacaaataTGATTATTGATGTTCTGAATCGTTCAGTGGGGTCTTTCTCTAACATATCATTAACCTTATATCCAAAAAGTCAGCCAATGTAACCTAATACATCCAATAATAAGCACCAAGCTCTgttgacatacagttgaagttggaagtttacacacacactttagccaaatgcatttaaaatcTCAgcttttccacaattcctgacatttaatcctagtaaaagaaATCCCTCTtacgtcagttaggatcaccactttattttaagaatgtgtgcagttgcaaaccgtagtctggctttttttaatggcggttttggagtagtggcttcttccttgctgagcggcctttcaggttatgtcgatataggactcgtttcactgtg
Proteins encoded in this window:
- the LOC124004052 gene encoding transcriptional adapter 3-like encodes the protein MSELKDCPPLKYYDFKPVEHVKVCPRYTAVLGRSEDDGIGIEELDTLQLELETLLSSASRRLRALEEQRQILTDWQDKKGDKRFLKLGKDADLSASSRHKPKKQKLDGKGSHGPGPGRPKSKNLQPKVQEYELSEDPQDIPRNPKNDAPNRFWASVEPYCADITNEEIRVLEELLKPPDDEAEYYKIPALGKHFSQRWAQEDLLEEQREGARANDKKKSLMGPLSELDAKDVDALLKKSESQHDPPEDGCPFGPLTQRLLQALVEENIISPMEDSPVPDILGKDGGNDGAGTSPRNPGKAFSVPHTRSLEARIKEELMSQGLLDSEERPGAGGDSEDEVLAELHKRQAELKALSAHNRSRKQELLRLAKEEMRKQELRQRVRVSDNEVMEGFRRIMAARQKKRMPTKKEKDQAWKALKERDSILKLLDG